One Micromonospora craniellae genomic region harbors:
- a CDS encoding acyl-CoA dehydrogenase family protein → MDFTLTEEQREFQQLLRSFVNREIIPVAREWEQTGRYPTEIVRGMADMGLFGITVPESYGGLDLDPVSFALVFEEISRGWMGVAGILGSHSLACRMIAMHGTEEQKQSYLPGLATGERRTGIGLTEPDAGTDLQGIRTTARRDGDHYVVNGTKMWITNARYADPLPVLVKTDPTAVPAHRGMSILLVDADLPGFTVTRDIPKLGYKGTESCEVLLDDVRVPVDRLLGGVEGTGLKQALSALEWGRVNIAARSVGIAQRAHEEALGYAGQRKAFGKHIADFQAVQIKLATIATQVQAARLMAYWSADAVRRGRADAQTGMAKIFCSEVALEAAIEAMKIHGGYGYSTEFEVERLYRDAILMSIGEGTNDILRTVVAKALVRGEVTI, encoded by the coding sequence ATGGACTTCACCCTCACCGAGGAGCAGCGCGAGTTCCAGCAGTTGCTGCGTTCCTTCGTGAACCGGGAGATCATCCCGGTGGCGCGGGAATGGGAGCAGACCGGCCGCTACCCGACGGAGATCGTGCGAGGGATGGCCGACATGGGGCTGTTCGGCATCACCGTCCCCGAGTCCTACGGCGGCCTCGACCTCGACCCGGTGTCGTTCGCCCTGGTCTTCGAGGAGATCTCGCGCGGCTGGATGGGTGTCGCCGGCATCCTCGGCAGCCACTCGCTGGCCTGCCGCATGATCGCCATGCACGGCACCGAGGAGCAGAAGCAGTCGTACCTGCCGGGGTTGGCCACCGGCGAGCGCCGCACCGGCATCGGGTTGACCGAGCCGGACGCGGGCACCGACCTCCAGGGCATCCGCACCACCGCCCGCCGCGACGGCGACCACTACGTGGTCAACGGCACCAAGATGTGGATCACCAACGCCCGGTACGCCGACCCGCTGCCGGTGCTGGTGAAGACCGACCCGACGGCCGTACCCGCGCACCGGGGCATGAGCATCCTCCTGGTCGACGCGGACCTGCCCGGTTTCACCGTCACCCGGGACATCCCGAAGCTCGGCTACAAGGGCACCGAGTCCTGCGAGGTGCTGCTCGACGACGTACGGGTGCCCGTCGACCGGCTGCTCGGCGGCGTCGAGGGCACCGGACTCAAGCAGGCGCTGTCCGCACTGGAGTGGGGCCGGGTCAACATCGCCGCCCGCTCGGTCGGCATCGCCCAGCGCGCCCACGAGGAGGCGCTCGGCTACGCCGGGCAGCGCAAGGCGTTCGGCAAGCACATCGCGGACTTCCAGGCCGTCCAGATCAAGCTCGCCACCATCGCCACCCAGGTGCAGGCGGCCCGGCTGATGGCGTACTGGTCGGCCGACGCGGTCCGTCGGGGGCGCGCCGACGCGCAGACCGGCATGGCGAAGATCTTCTGCTCGGAGGTGGCGCTGGAGGCCGCGATCGAGGCCATGAAGATCCACGGCGGGTACGGCTACTCCACCGAGTTCGAGGTCGAGCGGCTCTACCGTGACGCGATTCTGATGAGCATCGGCGAGGGCACCAACGACATCCTGCGTACCGTCGTCGCCAAGGCCCTGGTGCGCGGCGAGGTGACGATCTGA
- a CDS encoding Zn-ribbon domain-containing OB-fold protein, with protein sequence MDPVPEVPPADDLTDGWWQATRDHRLVVQACTGCGHRQLPPRAVCTRCGATTGLGFTEVGGDGRVDTYTHVHRPPRRDLAAPYTIARVRLAEGPLLLARLVTDDPDGWRIGDRVRVDWVDLPDGRALPIFRRAPR encoded by the coding sequence ATGGACCCGGTACCCGAGGTGCCGCCCGCCGACGACCTCACCGACGGCTGGTGGCAGGCGACCCGTGACCATCGGCTGGTGGTGCAGGCGTGCACCGGCTGCGGGCACCGCCAGCTCCCGCCCCGTGCGGTCTGTACCCGGTGCGGGGCGACCACCGGTCTGGGCTTCACCGAGGTCGGCGGCGACGGACGGGTCGACACGTACACGCATGTGCACCGTCCGCCCCGGCGGGACCTGGCCGCCCCGTACACGATCGCCCGGGTCCGGCTCGCCGAGGGCCCGCTGCTGCTCGCCCGGCTCGTCACCGACGATCCCGACGGCTGGCGGATCGGCGACCGGGTCCGGGTCGACTGGGTCGACCTGCCCGACGGCCGTGCCCTGCCGATCTTCCGCCGCGCACCCCGCTGA
- a CDS encoding acetyl-CoA acetyltransferase — MTGRDRATVAVVGTAESDLGVTTAGTLTLQTQAVTRALADAGLTLADVDGLATTGVSRFSTTSLAEHLGVRPRWVDASFVGGSAAEMMVARAVQAIGAGQADVVVVSFASNQRSARSRSLAGVVEQHTPEAQFETPYAPLYPISYYAMAAQAYLHRYGGGTPDQLAEIAVAAREWARLNPAAYRHDAPPLTVDEVRAAPMVSTPLTVADCCLVTDGGGAIVLTSADRARDLRHTPVAVLGYGERSTTASMTGADDILDTGARQAAAEAYARAGITPADVDVVQVYDSFTITAALSIEALGFCGEGEVLDFIADGRIRPGGALPLDTSGGGLSYCHPGQFGVLLLVEAVRQLRGEAGARQVPGARIAVAHGTGAILSTHATVVLGVR; from the coding sequence GTGACCGGGCGCGACCGCGCGACGGTGGCGGTCGTGGGCACGGCCGAGTCCGATCTCGGCGTCACCACCGCCGGCACGCTCACGTTGCAGACCCAGGCGGTCACCCGGGCCCTCGCCGACGCCGGGCTGACCCTCGCGGACGTCGACGGGCTGGCCACCACCGGCGTCTCCCGCTTCTCCACCACCTCGCTGGCCGAGCACCTCGGCGTGCGGCCCCGCTGGGTCGACGCCAGCTTCGTCGGCGGCAGCGCCGCGGAGATGATGGTCGCCCGCGCGGTGCAGGCGATCGGCGCCGGTCAGGCCGACGTCGTGGTGGTCAGCTTCGCGTCCAACCAGCGGTCGGCGCGCTCCCGCAGCCTCGCCGGGGTGGTCGAGCAGCACACCCCGGAAGCCCAGTTCGAGACGCCGTACGCGCCGCTGTACCCGATCTCGTACTACGCGATGGCGGCGCAGGCGTACCTGCACCGGTACGGCGGCGGCACCCCGGACCAGCTCGCCGAGATCGCCGTCGCGGCGCGCGAGTGGGCCCGGCTCAATCCGGCCGCGTACCGCCACGACGCGCCCCCGCTGACCGTCGACGAGGTCCGGGCCGCGCCGATGGTCTCCACCCCGTTGACCGTCGCGGACTGCTGCCTGGTCACCGACGGCGGCGGTGCGATCGTGCTGACCAGCGCCGACCGGGCCCGCGACCTGCGGCACACCCCGGTGGCGGTGCTCGGCTACGGGGAACGCTCGACCACCGCCTCGATGACCGGTGCCGACGACATCCTCGACACCGGGGCCCGCCAGGCCGCCGCCGAGGCGTACGCGCGCGCCGGGATCACCCCGGCCGACGTGGACGTGGTGCAGGTGTACGACTCGTTCACCATCACCGCCGCGCTCAGCATCGAGGCGCTCGGCTTCTGCGGCGAGGGCGAGGTGCTCGACTTCATCGCCGACGGCCGGATCCGGCCGGGCGGCGCCCTGCCGCTGGACACCTCCGGCGGCGGCCTGTCCTACTGCCACCCCGGTCAGTTCGGGGTGCTGCTGCTGGTCGAGGCGGTACGCCAGTTGCGCGGCGAGGCCGGGGCCCGACAGGTGCCGGGTGCCCGGATCGCGGTGGCGCACGGCACCGGCGCGATCCTGTCCACCCACGCCACCGTCGTGCTGGGGGTGCGGTGA
- a CDS encoding MaoC/PaaZ C-terminal domain-containing protein, whose protein sequence is MIPRVGDTLPELRRTIALVDMIAYAGATWDWYRLHYDPEFVAAAGVPGPVVDGQVFGALFVKLLQDTFGPACFVHQLSFTFRNLMFAGETVRCTGTVVGVADDRIEVELDATILASDYGPERPAARPARATVLLGTADGPGAPAAVPSPGGAT, encoded by the coding sequence ATGATCCCCCGCGTCGGCGACACCCTGCCGGAGCTGCGCCGCACCATCGCCCTGGTCGACATGATCGCGTACGCCGGTGCCACCTGGGACTGGTACCGCCTGCACTACGACCCGGAGTTCGTCGCCGCCGCCGGGGTGCCCGGTCCGGTAGTCGACGGGCAGGTCTTCGGCGCCCTCTTCGTGAAGTTGCTTCAGGACACCTTCGGCCCGGCCTGCTTCGTGCACCAGCTCTCCTTCACCTTCCGCAACCTGATGTTCGCCGGGGAGACGGTGCGGTGCACCGGCACCGTGGTCGGGGTCGCCGACGACCGGATCGAGGTCGAGTTGGACGCCACCATCCTGGCCAGCGACTACGGCCCCGAGCGCCCGGCGGCCCGGCCGGCGCGGGCGACCGTGCTGCTCGGCACCGCCGACGGGCCGGGCGCGCCCGCCGCCGTACCGTCGCCGGGCGGTGCGACGTGA
- a CDS encoding FAS1-like dehydratase domain-containing protein, whose translation MSLLTDEVRALLGNRRVYTAPEALGAAACRYFAQAVGDDNPIYRDEAYARVHGLPGVTAPPTLICETGQYTGLPMDRDGYAGHSWHLHVPGTRQVRGGNAYTFHRRIRPEDVITATWEIHDLTEKRTRDGRDMLIVGSRATYTNQDGDLLAVNEETIILVAMDGEAG comes from the coding sequence ATGAGCCTGCTGACCGACGAGGTGCGGGCGCTGCTGGGCAACCGTCGGGTCTACACCGCGCCGGAAGCCCTCGGCGCCGCCGCCTGCCGCTACTTCGCCCAGGCGGTCGGCGACGACAACCCGATCTACCGCGACGAGGCGTACGCCCGCGTGCACGGGCTGCCCGGGGTGACCGCGCCGCCGACGCTGATCTGCGAGACCGGCCAGTACACCGGGCTGCCGATGGACCGGGACGGCTACGCCGGGCACTCCTGGCACCTGCACGTGCCGGGCACCCGGCAGGTGCGCGGCGGCAACGCGTACACCTTCCACCGGCGGATCCGGCCGGAGGACGTGATCACCGCGACGTGGGAGATCCACGACCTGACCGAGAAGCGCACCCGCGACGGCAGGGACATGTTGATCGTCGGCTCCCGGGCCACCTACACGAACCAGGACGGCGACCTGCTCGCCGTCAACGAGGAGACGATCATCCTGGTCGCGATGGACGGTGAGGCCGGATGA